The Miscanthus floridulus cultivar M001 chromosome 6, ASM1932011v1, whole genome shotgun sequence genomic interval CAATGGCCAAAACAGGGTGTAGCGACCACATGGGGAACCCCGATGACGATTGGGCAAAATTTGGTCATCGGGCACCCTGACCACCACTCGGACGGATGGCACATGGACCCCAATGACCACATATTACCTGTGGTCGCTAAGATTTGGTTGTTGATGTGAGGATTTGTTGTTGTGGCAGTATGTATGGTGAACATCTTTGAGAACAAGATTCCTACTAGCACTATGTATAGAAGATTGATCAACATATCTAGTTTCCATATACCTAAAGCATTTGCAACATGGATTAGGCGCTCAGGTCATTGCTACCATACCTCTCACTCATTCCAGGCTTTTCCTACTTACTAGTGACATGATCAGTTGCACTAATGTTGGTATATATACTAGTTTGAATCTAGTTATAATACTTGTGCTTAAGAAGATAAACCATGGTAAATTTACTATTAATCATCAGTAAATCTAATATAGTGTGCTCCTTACTACTTGATATAGTAGCAAGACACAGACATCATGCAAGACAATCTAAACATTGGTACATGTAGGATATGGCAATGATGGCTCTTTGACATGCATCAAAAATAGAATGTTTCCTCTGTTCACTAGTATAAATATATTCTAACCAATGTTCTGATGAACAATGGAAAAATGATGCTTGGCCTAAGTGATTATGCCATGTGTTGGATGAAGGTTTCATGGTGCCACAAGCAAAGTGAACCACATGGAATAGGGTATATGCCACGTCTACATTTTCCTTGCATAAGTGTAGAAAGTCTTCTGGTGAAATTTGAGAAACATTATTATTGGTAGGAAGTTTATGAACATAGATTGGATTCTTTGAAGCTTTAGGGACATGAAGACTAATCTACAACAACGGGATACATGAAATATGCTATTCTATGGAGCAAAATACGACAACCACCTAGTCTCAGTCAACCCTAAGCTAGAGCTATATCTATTACAAGGAGAAAGAATTTTTCTATATCGCTAACACTTGTGCCATCCCCTTGTGCTTCTATATTGCTAACACTTGTGCCATCCCCTTGTGTGGGACCTTACCTTATTGTCCTTCTTTTACACCTATCTATATATGTTGCATCAAAATCCTACTTGGGGAGATTTGATTTATTCCTTAATGtaagaataaagaaatgaattaaaAGGCTTCCTTTGACCCTTTGGAGTAGGTACTCCGATCAATATTCTTGTTTCTATTGCATTCTATCTCATCATAATGCATTATGTTCTATGATTCCACTTTTATTCGTACATTTTAGATCATCATTAGCTCATTTGATTTCAACTTTGATATGTTGATGTATAGAATGCTTGAGAAACTTTTACATAAATTAGAAGATTTTTGCCAATTTGaaaaaaagatattatttttaTTTCCATTTAGCTTTGTTTTCTAAGTAGTATTATTTTCATAATATCTATGGTGGTCGATTCAAAAATTTAAAGAAGATTTTGGTTATAGTTTTGTATGTGATGGGTGATTTTGAAATGAGTGGACTTTCCTATTTTTCCACCCTTTGTTTAACGTGGGATTTTTCAGGCCTAGAGAGCCAATGGAGATTATTTTTTCTTTGTCAACTAATGTTCTTGATATTTGTTGATAGTCTAAAGACATTTTCATGGAAATTTCTTGATATGATCCACCTAGTACCTTTTTCATCATGTAACACAAGGTTGTCATTTGATAAAACATCATCTCTTGAAATACCAACATTTTGCACTTGGATTTAGCAAAAATTGCCACTATGTTCATGTTATCTCAGGAAGCATGGAGACAAGCCTACAATTGCAGAATCATAAATCCTCTAGTAGCGCCTATTCATCACATCAAACTCTCAGTCCTCATCACGACAAGTATCTTGCGCCCCACCATCAAGTAATTGGAATGAATTAATATCTCAAATTTCATATGGTTTGTGCTTGAGATCTATCCTTGTATATGCACAAGCAACAACAATACAAATGTATAACAGGCTAGCAATATCATAGATTTATAGATCCATACAACTGAGATATTATACGGATTCACGCTATGTTAATCCCTACTACACAACAGTATTCCATATTCCATTGTTAGACACACAAAATTACTAACCAAAAACATAATGGATAACTTAAGCTTTCCCACTTTGCCAGAGCAAGACTGCAAGAGTCACATGAAAGTAATTCTAAAATAGGACACATACTAGTAGTAGACATAGATCACCATGCAGCTAAAGctggcatgcatgcatggcaaCAACAAGAGCGACGACGCCTCACTCCATCATTATTAGAAGGCAAGGATCCATTTCCCATGTCCATGGGAACGTTGAAAAATAATCATTATTATAAGGCTGCATCATGTCATTTCTGCTGCTGCTACCAACGAAGCCAAGCTCCCCTCCATTGGTGGTGAGGTTGGCAATCCAATTCGACTGTGGGGGTGGCTCGCATCCCATCACCATCACCAATGACTTTTGTATCTCATTGAAGGTGTAGGGTGCTAGTGATGGCTGAGTTGACGACGACGCTAGCTGTAGCGGCAGAGGGGGATCCAATGCTACTCTCTTCCCCTGCCTGATGCCAAGCTGAAGCTGTTGTATAAGTTCTTCGACTTTCTTAGTCCTCTCCACCATCTCACCATGACTGGTGCGCTCCTTATTGGTGGTGCCAATCAGGCCGGGGCGGCGTCCATCCATGATCTCGTAGAGAAGGAATATGATCTCACGTTTGTAGTGCTCATTTTCCATCCTGCTTACCTGGCGTTGGAGCTTGGGGATGCAGCTGCCGAGAAGTTCCTCCTGAATTTGTGTCTTCTTGAATCTTTTGACAAAATTTGGCATGTTGATGAATTTTTGTAAGATATCTTTGACCAGCAAGTCATTAGGCCAAGACAATGGCTTAACCTGATTCTCTCCGTACAACACCACACCCACCTTGGCGCCGTAGAGCATGGCCAGCTCATCAACCTTCTTCTTCATGCCGTTGCAGCGCCTCTTATACGTTGCAGGACGGCTTGAGGCTTTGGTGATCCATTGGAGATTCACCTTCTTGCGAGCCATGGGCCTAGCATTCTAGGCTATCAAGCAAGAAGGCTAGTCCACAAATTCGGGACCCTTACCCCTTATTCAAAAATTATAGATCTTTAAACTTTCATGTATATAGTTGGCAGAGTTCAAGTCAGTCTAGCCTCTACTACAACATTTATTGAAAACAAAAAAGTGAACAAAAAATTGTTGCTTTGGTCATGACAGGTTAGACGAGAGTAGGGGAAGGCAGATGTTTATATAGATCTCGAGGCTCTAGCCTAGATGAAATATATAAGTGAATAGTAATTATTATAAACAAGGTACTGTGGCAAGCATTTACATCTATCCTAATTAGCTCCATCATGAGGACTGCGTGATAGCAGTCAAATGCTCGTTACTTGTTTCAACCAAGGCCACCACAGAACCTTCGTCCACTTAAAATAATGCTTAAATCAGTGATTAGTTCGAGGCCTAGCAGGCACCATAGTAAATCACAGAGACATTTTTTTGTTTTAAATTAACAAAGACTTAATTCAAAGTTTTGGCCCACCTTCCACGCAGGTCAATCACAGCACGCCATGTCGGCCACCCGATTTCCATCGAGAGGCTATATGTACTGGTAGTATAATTGCATCGTTGGTATGCCTCCTATATGCCTTCATGTTTGCTAGGGCAAACGATCAAAATACGTAGAAGGTTATAATATACAGTGAATGTTCTCTACCTGTATCAAAAAGTAAGAAATTTAGATAGATATTTCTACCAGTTTAGTCTTTCACATCTACTCATAGGGGTAGCATGCTTGTCCATGTGTCCATAGGGGTGAACGTACATGCATTTACACTATACGGTCTATACTTCAACCTGCAAAAAAGTTAGAAATTTAGAGATATGCTTCTGCCAATCAAAATATAGAAGACCATTTAGATTTGATAACTTTTTAATTTTGACCATCAATATAAATTATGGATTGAGAATTTGAAATATAGGATCGGAATTGTTAGATTTATTAGGAAACTTATTTTTGTATTATATACAAATTTACTTAGGTTAGCACACACGGGTATATAACACTGGTGCAGCAATGCTTTTtttgctcccggttggaaaacccctttagtcccggtttcccaaccgggagcaccaatccgggacgactaaaggtaccctcctttagtcccggcttgacgcccgggactaaagggggacatttagtcccggttggaaacaccaaccgggagtaaagggggcctccaggcctagccaaggaccgccacggggcagggcctttagtcccggttggaaacaccaaccggaataaatgtccctcttttttttttctttttctagtttctatttttggtttctttttttatttaatgattagttttgatattaaaatatattttcaaatacgctgctaatagtaatatatatgtgtacttcgcacgcgtaagtttttgttcgaactttgtacataaataacaaacgaatatacgcgtacatgcaaatatatatgatgatcatatatatacacacacgttattttatgtacatataatatgtgcatatatatatatatatatatatatatatatatatatatatatatatatatatatatatatatatatatatatatatatatatatataacaaaggtttgatatataaattgtttatgtcctttGCAATTCACTCCTTcagatttggcatccacgtttcgttcgggtcattgtagaactcaccGTTGGggtcgatgacctggtcatttagaaatcctgctatagtctctcgaattgctttaagttggtcaagtcgtatgactcttttcctcaaccattcagtcttcaataaaagttaaaggaaaaagtattaatatatatatgtatgtgtattgctcatgtaattacttatacaaatgagagcaataaagaaattgtaaatatacgatcgaaataatataaaggaaaaagtatttatatacgtactttgagttgctcttcaggagttctctttgagtacgccatgataaactcgcaaacatagtatccatagtagttgttaccctgctcctgccttagaacccacttttacgacaaaaaaatcaattagggtgaattgaaatcatcatatggtgttaattgaatataaatgtgtagttatagtacttactttgtgtgcgattacacccagtggcgctttgcaatgtttcattttttgttcctcaataaaccttttccaaaccctgctcccaataaaataaaaaaataatttaacctttaataattgttgagagatcgacgccattatatatatatatgttgttatagagaaactaaattaattacccttgtataatatatatcatgtcttgatattccgtttgcggttttctcaatgtgtctaagattttcaatctactattggccatatcgatgaccatcaatatccagagatggctgcataaacatatatatgtatatatatatatatatatatgtatatatatatatatgtatatatatatgtatatatatatgtatatatatatatgtgtgtgtgtgagaggtaactagctagtaagaaaatattgatgtcccatatatatgatcgacatcaattacttataataacactcacttgaagttgtaggggaagaatatctccttcttgtcgcgttggttcactaaaaaattcatgagatttctctcatgtttaggcttataatccttcgggggtagggtgtttgtatacgacatatggatcaacgaacccaacatcattatcctttctctttctaagttctgtcatctcatatctgcatacatgaaaattgtgaatatataataaagaaattgtgaatatagtagaaaataatcacacttacagacaatagcagctaatgagacttttgtcgagagagtctaggtggcatagttggtgtaattctacaagctcgacatagataatgtcattgccacggaagtaatgttggtttctaattccgacagaaagatagatttgtcccgcatTAGACACCGACATGTACCACCCATTTAGCAGGttcatttgcgtacccagttcacctaatttctctgggttgtatagactctggcctggtataaatttcttgtaaggatccacttccggagcagatggtcctttagCGAGTacttcggcaaggttcaaaccagtttcctcataaaaccaaagaaacgactcatagccgcctacctccgccactaagtttaagtttgaaccatattcgttaggaacgacaaggggggaTTGATTATTGcgtttgttgtccgagttgtgcaacacctttccctactctcttctttttttgcgccgcctcatatgacttggtgagagagcggtcatagtccgatatcggttgtttcgcggcgctcttaagagaatcccattttttttgttccaacttctttcttagctgatctagaggtaggaagaagtatgatggcttTGGGTTCTCCCTCACTCGTCGTGCctgttttgcaccttcaaagaaatctatcacttctttttgtaccgcatcctttaattcctgttcacttttctcataagatagtttttgaggaataactggatgagtatttgctttctgcttctttgctGGTGGGCAGGGCAACGACTTCGtttgtggggcggacctcttaggggctggcttccttagaggcgggggaggcattggagaccgccttggaggcagtgcagactttggaggtggcggaggcattggagacctcagcagaggagttgtggacttccttggaggcagtggaggagttggagatggtggggatgcagcagtgccttcgaaggcATCATCATTaccctgagcactatgatggtcgggagaagcaacaactggactttggttggcggaggccttgctttgtgagtacaaaaaataatgagatataagtaaatgcttattattagtcatgcccatagaaaattatcaaaaaattgttttgttaacttttgtccgcacctaatgtctgctggcggtggagcagacgccctagggataatgatgtagcgcttgcgccatagtatatatgccttctctgcttctcctagagtcttctctccatcacctccaggaatgtcaagagctagatcctcataacctttgctcactttatccactgtgaccctagcatatccaggttgtattgatgccccatggattcttagtgtcttggtagggtctagAGGAGTAAAAACACTAACAGtgaccttgattgtgtcattcccccttggaacatgtagctcaattgatgtcattggagtagtgacatcatccacagggaagcgcagcgctgcgtcatcttgctttggcagcttagtggaagtgcagctgcttttcaactgaccaggggggctaatattaacattcattcctggctctgatgcctgcctttgggcactcattgctatctgcacttgctttctaatttcttcctgcattcttgcttccattgctttttctcgctcctttgcttcaagcaccatttcctccaacattatcacccgcgctgcttgctcctccttgcttctctggcggctttggtaggtttccctgtcattagggaaaccatgaacccatggagtgttgcgtcctaagcctctAGTTTGGctagtgtgttcagcagtcccgatggcatacgtcagctcatccttctctctattgggcttgaacacaccaatctctttagcttctatagcaaaagccaatcggtGTGCTGCTGTTTtgagtttttgcccatacactgccAGGCCGGTCTGTGGGTCGAGTCTCCCCCATgaccaaaaaaccaattcttcaagcgtgggggccacttggctgattttggttcgatccccttggcaataatgtttgcttccattttttgccacttcagaatggcagtatcgtagccacctgatcccatgtcatggtggtatacctttttttgggcattctcttggttccttctcacccgtgcctcaccctctgctgatgtcttatactctacaaaatcattccaatagggcctctgtttcgagatcgggcctgtagcagtattgaaattcggtgtttcgttcttcttgatgtatgtgttgtataggtgtttcttccaagtctaaaattgtgtggccatcttcttcatagcccaccattgaactagctccttcaattcatcatcgttgatatcatcataatcatccgcttgcaacgtgaaatgggcaaggatatcattccagagcaaattcttgtcaacatcagagacaaaactaacatcaggctcgttgatATTTTTCTTCCATTCACAGATACTGATCGGAATTCTATCCCTtataaggtacccacagtgttccacgaatttccttttatgtggaccaagtggttcgcctgtctcaatgttgaattccgatattatgtaccggccctccagtggtttcttcggtccttgaacatttttgctcttcgccgttgtggtcgccgatccagagggctacatataaaaaaaataataaataaatatcttttgtacatagaaatatatacaatattcacatataatatatatttagtatatatacctcgcctgttttttcttgcaaaacattttcttgctcattttcaagagctaggtattgacttccgtcatcaacatcctgctcaccagcattggcaataatattcatcatttcttcctccatgttgtctcccagggcagccatatctaacaaatttaacaaaatttaagtcacatatataaacaagtcatatatatacaataagtcatatacaaatttatctatgtcacatatatataaacaagtcatatatgtacaataagtcataaacaaaataaatctaagtcacatatataaacaagtcatatatataaacaattcatatatgtaaacaatcatatatgtcaacaagtcatatatgtaaacaagtcatatatgtaaacaagtcatataaacaagtcatatatgtaaacaagtcatataaacgacgaattcgccctagcgagaacgacgaattcgccctagcgagaacgacaattcgctctagcgagaacgacagggcgaattcatcgttctcgctagggtgaaTTCGTCGTTCTTGCTAGggtgaatcgtcgttctcgctagggcgaatcgtcgttctcgcaaGGGTATACAACAacagggcggcgttgctccgcatatacaacaatggggcggcgttgctccgcatatacaacaacagggCGACGTTGCTCTACATATAACACAACGAGGcggtgttgctccgcatacaacacaacaaggcggcgttgctccgcatacaacacaacgaggcgacgttgctctgcatacaacacaacgaagcggcgttgctccgcatacaacacaacgaggtggcgttgctccgcatatacaacaatagggcagcgttgctccgcatatacaacaacggggtgatgttgctccacatacaacacaatgaggcggcgttgctccgcatacaacacaacgaggcggcgttgctccgcatacaacacaacgaggtagcgttgctccgcatacaacacaacaaagtggcgttgctccgcatacaacacaacgacggcgttgctctgcatacaacacaacgagacattcctctgcatatatcacatacaaacacatatcgacgtATGTAGGGGTCGGTGGTGATGGGCGTCCAGAGGCGGTGATGATGAGGCGGTGAGGGGCGTGGCCGGTagccgaggctcctcctcctcccttctccttcctcatcccttctccttcctcccttctccttcttccttctcccttctccttctccttccttctccttcttccttctcccttctctcctccacctcccttctctcctctactgccCTATGGCAGAGCAGGCCGAGACGGCCATGGCAGAGCGGGGCCAGGGCGGGGATGGCCCTTGGTGGAGCAGGGACCAGCCGGGGTGGTTGGGGGGCGGCGTGTCGGCGAGCGCGCGATGTTGGGGCGGTAGGGCACCGGTGCGCGTGCGGGGCGCTCGCGAGGTGCGGCGTCGGTGGCGGATCGGACGAGCGGTGGCGGTCTGTTAGGGCTTGGCTCGGtagtggggaggaggaagaagaggggccgagGCGGGTgcagaggctatataagggagaggacctttagtcccgggcgccaccaccagctaggactaaaggccctttagtcccggtcccTGTTaatgcccgggactaaaggtcacacctttagtctcggctggtggtggcgcccgggactaaaggtttttggcaGGCAGTCGAACTGCAGTTTcgctgcccgccaattcattaggattttaatatatttctttttacacaaatgatataaggatagttaattgcacataaaattaaataaaagacataaaaatattttaaaaaaatatagattctattttgctttattgcacacaggaaaattatgtgacctaaagttttaattttttaacaagttttaaaacacaatatagtgtttaaattactatttcaataatgcaaaaatatagtgtttaattaaattcagattaactcttgtgtttcgactgtaaatttgttttcacatcatttgaacgtgacataatcccaccatcaaacataaatttgttttcacatcatttcaacgtgacataattcaacatcaaacataaatttataattattacataatatctctaatacacactattgaacatcaatatatatatcaagcgggcacaacaATGAACTTCTtattgacgtatgtcccttggttatgatcgcgccgtaaccatggagtgtcctcatcatttagctagatgctagggtctttgttcactgtgaagggtgaaattcggtcatccttttcataatcttctgacatgtctgacttgtctttgaTTCCGAcaatgtttctttttcctgaaagaactatgtggcgctttggct includes:
- the LOC136460519 gene encoding MADS-box transcription factor 31-like; protein product: MARKKVNLQWITKASSRPATYKRRCNGMKKKVDELAMLYGAKVGVVLYGENQVKPLSWPNDLLVKDILQKFINMPNFVKRFKKTQIQEELLGSCIPKLQRQVSRMENEHYKREIIFLLYEIMDGRRPGLIGTTNKERTSHGEMVERTKKVEELIQQLQLGIRQGKRVALDPPLPLQLASSSTQPSLAPYTFNEIQKSLVMVMGCEPPPQSNWIANLTTNGGELGFVGSSSRNDMMQPYNNDYFSTFPWTWEMDPCLLIMME